Proteins co-encoded in one Cricetulus griseus strain 17A/GY chromosome 1 unlocalized genomic scaffold, alternate assembly CriGri-PICRH-1.0 chr1_1, whole genome shotgun sequence genomic window:
- the Slc10a6 gene encoding solute carrier family 10 member 6 → MSSDCSSNSTCSANSMEKELPGIMEGRGTLKLVFTVVSAVMVGLVMFSFGCSVEIRKLWSHLRRPWGIAVGLLCQFGLMPVTGYLLAIGFSLKPFQAIAVLIMGCCPGGTISNVLTFWVDGDMDLSVSMTTCSTVAALGMMPLCLYLYSRSWNLTQSLTIPYQSMGITLGSLVVPVAFGVYMNYRWPKQAKVILKVGAIVGGILLLVVAVTGVVLSKGWNTDVTLLIIGFIFPLVGHVTGFLLAFLTHQSWQRCRTISIETGAQNIQVCIAMLQLSFTAEYLAQLFNFALAYGLFQVLHGLLIVTAYQAYKRRQKSKHRRQHPDCPEVGYEKQPRETSAFLEESDGAAVTLRPSGPEQQHRAAE, encoded by the exons ATGAGCTCAGACTGTTCGAGCAACTCCACCTGCTCTGCCAACAGCATGGAGAAAGAACTGCCGGGGATAATGGAGGGTCGTGGGACCCTGAAGCTTGTTTTCACCGTGGTGTCAGCTGTGATGGTGGGTCTGGTCATGTTCTCTTTCGGATGTTCTGTGGAGATTCGGAAGCTGTGGTCACACCTCAGAAGACCCTGGGGCATTGCCGTTGGACTGCTCTGCCAGTTTGGGCTCATGCCTGTGACAGGCTATCTGCTAGCCATTGGCTTCTCTCTGAAACCCTTCCAAGCTATTGCTGTCCTCATCATGGGGTGTTGCCCTGGGGGCACCATCTCTAATGTTCTCACCTTCTGGGTTGATGGAGATATGGATCTCAG cGTCAGTATGACCACCTGTTCCACAGTGGCTGCCCTGGGAATGATGCCTCTCTGCCTTTACCTCTACTCCCGGTCCTGGAACCTTACACAGAGTCTCACCATTCCGTATCAGAGCATGG gaattACCCTTGGGTCCCTGGTTGTTCCTGTGGCCTTCGGTGTCTACATGAATTATAGGTGGCCAAAGCAAGCAAAAGTCATTCTTAAG GTCGGGGCCATCGTTGGTGGCATCCTTCTTCTGGTGGTGGCGGTCACTGGTGTAGTTCTGTCAAAAGGATGGAACACAGATGTCACCCTTCTGATAATCggtttcatttttcctttggttGGCCACGTCACTGGCTTCCTACTGGCATTCCTCACCCACCAATCTTGGCAAAG GTGCAGGACAATTTCCATTGAGACCGGAGCTCAGAACATCCAGGTGTGCATCGCCATGCTGCAGCTGTCCTTCACTGCCGAGTACCTGGCCCAGCTGTTTAACTTTGCGTTGGCTTACGGACTCTTCCAAGTACTGCATGGGCTCCTCATTGTCACAG CATATCAGGCAtacaagaggaggcagaagagcaAACACAGGAGGCAGCACCCAGATTGCCCAGAGGTCGGCTATGAGAAGCAGCCCAGGGAGACCAGTGCTTTCTTGGAGGAAAGTGATGGAGCTGCTGTAACTCTGAGGCCATCAGGGCCAGAGCAGCAACACAGAGCTGCTGAGTGA